The window CGCTCGCCAAATAGCACAGGTACTTTACTAATCTCTGCTATTTCCAGCTTTGCTACACCCGGTAAAGGATTGCTAACATTTTCGTCTGGCCTGGTGGCACTGATCACTACTTCATTTAATTGTTGGGTATCTTCCTGGAGCGCAATTTCCAGTTTTACGTTGGTATTCAGCATAACGGAATGGGATTGCGGCTTGTATCCCAGGTAATTGAACAAGAGTGTATAGTTACCTTCCGGAAGGGTTAGTGAATAAAAACCATGTTCGTTAGTTACAGCTCCGGTAGCGGGCAACTCCTGCACTTTTATGGTGACCCCAATGAGTGTTTCACCTGTCTGTTTATCTTTTACTGATCCACTAATGGTATGCCTGGCTTGCTGAGCAAAAGCCTGGAGAGTACCTATGAGCAGGCAAAGCAAAAAGCTAATGAAAGAATGGAATTTCATTTACAGCACTTTGTTTGAAATTTGTTAGGAGATGGGGTTATGCCTCTTTGAATACTCTGAATTAGCAGGAGGTGAAGCTGCTGCTGCTGTAGGCCTTATGATTATCTGGTGTAGTATTCTCGGAATTTGTCGATTAACACTTGCCTAATAACTGTGATGATAGTTCTGAAAGAACTATATGGTATAATTTTAGCCAGAGCATCAGCACTAAATGCTGCTAATTATATATGGAGATCCTAAATTCATGCTTTTATGATGCAGGAATGGCATTCGGTACAAAGCAACTGCAGTAAAATTGGCTTCAATGGAACAGCGGACTTCTTCTTATTTTAATATCCATCTTTTTCCCATCACGCAATATTTTTAAACCAACTGTTTCGCCCTCCATTGTATACAAGGAGCTGCCTAAATACTTGTTACTGCAGTAGGTAGCATAATCTATAGTGCTAAGATCTGTTCCATTAATGGCCAGGATCTTATCGTTTACCTGTAGGCCCAGCCGTTCGGCTTCTGAATCTTTATATACTTTTCCAATGATAAATGAATTACTTTCTTTGTGGAAAATGGGATCGAAGCCATAGGTTATGGCAGCCGCAGCTTTGGCTTTTTTCTTATTGAAGTACACTGCCTGCTGTTTTGAAGTATTTTCTAAGGTGATGGTACCAAACTGTGCCAGGTACTCATTTCCCAATAAGGATGATTTAGTATTTACATGGATAATCGCATTATGGATTGTATCCATGGGCAGTGCGACATCCGTTTGAAGTACATGCGAAGTAATTAACTTTCTGCCGCCTGTACTCCCACTTGAATACCCATATGTTTCCACATAAACCACATGATCACCTGCTTCTTTAATATTCAGTTTTTCCATTGCAAGGTTGATAGATCCACCGTTACCCGTATCTAAAACAAAATCCTCCTCTTCTCCCAGTATTCGAACCTTGCCGATTATAATCTGACCTTGTGGTCTGGTCACTACCACATCCACCTTGGTTGCATCCTTGGGAATCTTCAGTTTTGATATATCAGAAGAAGCAATCAGCCGTTTGTTGTCATAATCGATTTGCCAGTTGTAGTGCATTAAAAAATTTCCGCCAATAATACCTCCGTTTGCATAACATCGTACTTCGCCTGCCAGGGTATTGGTGGAGGCCATATTCATGTTTTCAATTTTTAGGTTACCAACAGTCACTGCTTCAGTATGATAGAATTCCAGCTTCTGCTCAGTCCCGTTTGCATCTTTTGAAACAAATGAAGCCTTTGTCTTAGGGAGTTGCAGGTCCAGAGCTACTTCCTCCCAGATAACGGTGGGCG of the Flammeovirgaceae bacterium 311 genome contains:
- a CDS encoding asp_protease (COG0793 Periplasmic protease); the protein is MKKFRIPIFTLLAISLIAVCCEGCKFIRVYRDMTAGDVTAISVRDTIPFEYRNNKLIIKAKVNGREYDFVLDTGAPTVIWEEVALDLQLPKTKASFVSKDANGTEQKLEFYHTEAVTVGNLKIENMNMASTNTLAGEVRCYANGGIIGGNFLMHYNWQIDYDNKRLIASSDISKLKIPKDATKVDVVVTRPQGQIIIGKVRILGEEEDFVLDTGNGGSINLAMEKLNIKEAGDHVVYVETYGYSSGSTGGRKLITSHVLQTDVALPMDTIHNAIIHVNTKSSLLGNEYLAQFGTITLENTSKQQAVYFNKKKAKAAAAITYGFDPIFHKESNSFIIGKVYKDSEAERLGLQVNDKILAINGTDLSTIDYATYCSNKYLGSSLYTMEGETVGLKILRDGKKMDIKIRRSPLFH